A single Phragmites australis chromosome 4, lpPhrAust1.1, whole genome shotgun sequence DNA region contains:
- the LOC133916485 gene encoding uncharacterized protein LOC133916485: MNRIPSVSPRGGADADADAAASDPAALAQWARAFCVIRFDLERGQLVEACFPPDALAHGGLDRLVAFSSFPDSMSHHLPRHRSSVHDSLFSFRVPDPSSPRRAFLYGFVFNRQRQDERLPRGGEQKSVVILSHAPYSSLFRLLLQILGPLCFDVGPSALSMVASHVAAWPAPAPGRPMELPIGSAALRVHLPPAADDPSPPPALLPANSSVPYGLFHDADLFAAFRGLLLHLWTLWELMVVGEPVLVVAPSPAQCSEAVAGLVSLVAPLLYSVDFRPYFTIHDPDFARLNALAEGEVFPPMLLGVTNLFFLKSLKSVPNVVSVGSPNPNSTRVLPVGGQSPGNGANGTPGKLKLDKLAINKFSPTSLLNSIKLRREGPLSLMTERKEALWSTYAPTTKPDTSVLNRLIDARVSLRIEESVSVVNNEILRRHFLELTTNFLAPFGPYLRTTTPSEGSSPFVDPPLLPPFHADEFVNGLAARGPGKFLSKRMRSNWLDLYRRFLEGPNFMPWFRQRRAAAEQEQQRLWRQARMNVDIEKLMSKMSELEKIDSFNAVERYLLREMKSSEKGSADSIPACQKLKGDLQAAFSVLPKDMQQLLLSNPKRCVLIQGSQEKVPELNGIATQRSL; this comes from the exons ATGAACCGGATCCCGTCCGTCTCGCCGCGGGGCGGGGCGGACGCGGACGCGGACGCGGCGGCGTCCGACCCTGCGGCGCTGGCGCAGTGGGCGCGGGCCTTCTGCGTCATCCGGTTCGATCTGGAGCGCGGACAGCTGGTGGAGGCATGCTTCCCACCCGACGCGCTGGCGCACGGCGGCCTCGACCGCCTCgtcgccttctcctccttcccaGACTCCATGTCCCACCACCTCCCGCGCCACCGCTCCTCCGTCCACGACTCCCTCTTCTCCTTCCGCGTCCCGGACCCGTCCTCCCCGCGCCGCGCCTTCCTCTACGGCTTCGTCTTCAACCGCCAGCGCCAGGACGAGCGCCTCCCCCGCGGCGGCGAGCAGAAGTCCGTCGTTATACTCTCCCACGCGCCCTACTCCTCGCTCTTCCGCCTCCTGCTGCAGATCCTCGGCCCGCTCTGCTTCGACGTCGGCCCCAGCGCGCTGTCCATGGTGGCGTCTCACGTCGCCGCGTggcccgcgccggcgccggggcgCCCCATGGAGCTCCCAATCGGCAGCGCCGCGCTGCGTGTGCACCTCCCGCCCGCGGCCGACGACCCCAGCCCGCCGCCCGCGCTGCTGCCAGCGAACTCCTCGGTGCCGTACGGGCTCTTCCACGATGCGGACCTGTTTGCCGCGTtccgcggcctgctcctccACCTATGGACGCTCTGGGAGCTCATGGTAGTGGGCGAGCCCGTGCTGGTTGTGGCGCCGTCCCCAGCTCAGTGCTCGGAGGCTGTGGCTGGACTTGTTAGCCTTGTTGCTCCGCTCTTGTATAGCGTGGACTTCCGGCCGTACTTCACCATCCATGATCCGGACTTTGCTCGCTTGAACGCGCTTGCAGAAGGCGAGGTGTTCCCTCCGATGTTGCTTGGCGTGACCAacttgtttttcttgaagaGTCTTAAGAGTGTCCCCAATGTTGTGTCCGTTGGAAGCCCGAATCCAAATTCCACTAGGGTGCTCCCAGTCGGTGGCCAATCGCCGGGGAATGGAGCCAATGGAACGCCCGGGAAGCTCAAGCTTGACAAACTTGCAATCAATAAGTTCTCCCCTACTAGCCTACTGAATTCCATCAAACTGAGAAGAGAAGGCCCTCTTTCTCTTATGACGGAGCGCAAAGAGGCACTATGGAGCACATATGCGCCAACCACAAAGCCAGACACTTCTGTTCTAAATAGGCTTATTGATGCGCGCGTGTCACTTAGGATTGAGGAGTCCGTGTCAGTAGTCAACAATGAGATATTGCGGCGGCATTTCTTGGAGTTGACAACCAACTTTCTTGCACCTTTTGGGCCGTATCTGAGAACCACAACACCATCGGAAGGGAGTTCTCCTTTTGTTGATCCACCATTACTACCACCATTTCATGCGGATGAGTTTGTCAATGGTTTGGCTGCTAGAGGTCCAGGGAAATTTTTGTCCAAAAGGATGAGGTCCAATTGGTTGGACCTATATAG GAGATTCTTGGAAGGCCCCAACTTCATGCCTTGGTTCCGGCAAAGACGTGCTGCTGCAGAGCAAGAACAGcagaggctctggaggcaggcTCGCATGAATGTTGACATTGAAAAGCTAATGTCAAAGATGTCCGAATTGGAGAAGATTGATTCTTTTAATGCTGTTGAGCGTTATCTTCTTAGAGAGATGAAG AGCTCTGAAAAAGGAAGTGCTGATTCAATACCAGCATGCCAGAAACTAAAGGGTGACCTCCAAGCAGCATTCAGTGTCCTCCCGAAGGACATGCAACAGCTCCTGCTCTCCAACCCTAAAAGATGTGTTCTTATTCAAGGTAGCCAAGAAAAAGTCCCAGAGCTCAACGGCATTGCCACCCAGAGAAGTTTGTAg
- the LOC133916486 gene encoding ERAD-associated E3 ubiquitin-protein ligase component HRD3-like — protein sequence MARALHRRLLLLAAVSVIASLLRPGAAVRPFVLVLSGDDFLKDSVSHPSLPSADSAGADADADEWDDFADDSPTADPLLSSSSWVPLLDPTSPSSSDDEPDSTADALFVAGARAMISAASAGDVAAFATATAQIEAAAAGGHPGAQSALAFLSGAGMTRPASRSRTFLLHKFAADAGDFQSKMALAYSFFRQEMYEEAVTLYAELAEAALTSSLISKEPPMIEPIRLHSGTEENKEALRKSRGEDDEDFQITEYQAQRGNAAAMYKLGLLYYYGLRGLRRDYGKAFHWFSKAIVKGDTRSMELLGEIYARGAGVERNYTEAYKWLTLAARQPHYSAYNGLGYLYVKGYGVEKKNLTKAREFFELAAENKEPGGHYNLGVLYLKGIGVKRDVIRACNLLLHAVNAGQPKAIYQVAKLFQKGIGLKRNLHMATILYKSVAERGPWSSLLRWALESYLKGDVGKALLLYSRMADLGYEVAQSNAAWILDRYGEQSICMGESGFCTDMERHLRAHALWWQASEQGNEHAALLIGDAYYYGRGIAKDYERAAEAYRHAQSQSNAQAMFNLGYMHEHGHGLPLDLHLAKRYYDQAVEVDSAAKLPVMLALTSLWLRKNYADSFLVHFIDSLPEIYPVVEEWVEDVLMDEGNATILTLFACLVTVLYLRERQRRQVVAANPQQPDGAPM from the exons ATGGCTCGCGCCCTCCAccgccgtctcctcctcctcgccgccgtctccgtcATCGCCTCACTCCTCCGCCCAGGCGCTGCGGTGCGCCCCTTCGTCCTGGTCCTCTCTGGGGACGATTTCCTCAAGGACTCCGTGTCGCACCCCTCCTTACCCTCCGCCGactccgccggcgccgacgccgacgccgacgagtGGGACGACTTCGCCGACGACTCCCCCACCGCAGACCCACTCCTCTCCTCGTCATCATGGGTGCCCCTCCTCGACCCCACCAGCCCCTCCTCCTCGGACGATGAGCCGGACTCGACGGCCGACGCGCTCTTCGTCGCGGGCGCCCGCGCGATGATCTCCGCGGCCTCCGCGGGGGACGTCGCGGCGTTCGCCACAGccaccgcgcagatcgaggctGCGGCCGCGGGAGGGCACCCGGGCGCGCAGTCCGCGCTCGCGTTCCTCTCCGGGGCCGGGATGACGCGCCCAGCGTCCCGATCGCGCACGTTCCTGCTCCACAAGTTCGCGGCTGACGCGGGAGATTTCCAGTCTAAGATGGCCCTCGCATACTCCTTCTTCCGCCAGGAG aTGTACGAAGAAGCTGTTACACTATATGCTGAACTTGCAGAGGCTGCGCTAACAAGCTCCTTGATATCAAAGGAGCCACCAATGATCGAACCAATCCGGCTCCACAGTGGGACTGAAGAAAACAAAGAGGCCTTGAGGAAGTCCCGGggtgaggatgatgaagattttCAAATCACAGAGTACCAGGCACAACGAGGCAATGCTGCTGCCATGTACAAATTAGGGCTTCTGTATTACTATGGACTACGAGGACTCCGACGTGATTATGGAAAAGCGTTTCATTGGTTCTCTAAGGCTATTGTGAAAGGTGATACACGGTCAATGGAGCTTCTGGGTGAGATCTATGCTAGAGGTGCTGGGGTGGAAAGGAACTATACTGAAGCATACAAGTGGTTGACACTTGCAGCAAGGCAGCCACATTACTCAGCTTATAATGGATTGGGTTATCTATATGTCAAAGGCTATGGGGTGGAGAAGAAAAACTTGACGAAA gcTAGGGAATTTTTTGAACTCGCAGCTGAGAATAAGGAACCTGGGGGACATTATAACCTTGGTGTGTTGTACCTCAAGGGTATTGGTGTAAAGAGGGATGTTATAAGAGCATGCAATCTCTTGCTTCATGCAGTTAATGCTGGGCAACCAAAAGCTATTTATCAGGTGGCAAAGCTGTTCCAGAAAGGCATCGGCCTTAAGAGAAATCTCCATATG GCAACCATTCTGTACAAGTCTGTTGCTGAGAGGGGACCCTGGAGTTCACTATTGAGATGGGCTCTGGAATCTTATTTGAAAGGTGATGTAGGTAAAGCATTACTGTTATATTCCAGAATGGCAGATCTTGGATATGAGGTTGCACAGAGCAATGCTGCTTGGATTCTGGATAGATACGGTGAGCAAAGTATATGTATGGGGGAATCTGGTTTCTGTACAGATATGGAAAGACATCTCCGTGCACATGCTTTGTGGTGGCAAGCATCTGAGCAGGGTAATGAGCATGCTGCTTTGTTGATTGGTGATGCCTACTACTACGGTCGG GGTATAGCAAAGGATTACGAACGTGCTGCAGAGGCATATAGGCATGCTCAGTCACAGTCGAATGCTCAGGCCATGTTTAACCTTGGGTACATGCATGAGCATGGTCATGGACTTCCCCTTGATTTGCACTTGGCAAAAAGATATTATGATCAAGCTGTTGAGGTGGATTCAGCCGCTAAGCTCCCTGTCATGCTTGCACTAACAAGTTTGTGGCTAAGGAAGAACTACGCTGACAGTTTTTTG GTTCATTTTATTGATTCACTGCCGGAGATATATCCTGTTGTTGAGGAATGGGTGGAGGATGTTCTTATGGATGAAGGGAATGCAACAATATTGACTCTCTTCGCTTGCCTTGTGACTGTCCTGTACCTGAGAGAGCGTCAAAGGCGTCAAGTGGTGGCGGCCAATCCCCAGCAACCTGATGGTGCACCCATGTAA